A single region of the Pseudomonas sp. VD-NE ins genome encodes:
- a CDS encoding molybdopterin cofactor-binding domain-containing protein, translated as MSESNGLNPSRRAFLRGGALLMVFTLMPLARRVLADTEVDTLGTVVLAPDLPGSLRTNPFLDAWIRIGADGITVYTGKVELGTGVKTALLQIAAERLQVPATSINLLTADTALTPNEGYTAGSHSIFDSGTALYNAAAQVREMLVDAAARSWQVDAALLSTRDAVIVGPAGQRMSYAVAVKHVDVHQYAEAQSPAMAAADFKLIGHSLPRLDIPAKVSGGAAFVQDMRLPGMLHARVIRPPRPGCTLQAFDAASIEAQAGVVKVIRDGNYLAVVAGDEWQAIKAMRSASEVAQWSSGEAIPEASEIHDLLKRLPSRRYPISNSGTPSGAADTRFQARVTKQYLMHGSIGPSCAVAWFKDGVLTVWTHTQGVYPLRAGIAEMLGLPAERVRCIHTEGSGCYGHNGADDAAADAALIALRVPGTPVRVQWMREQENLWEPYSSAMVTEVDAGLSHGRLQDWSYELWTTPHNERIVNAGRLLPARLLARPFPSAPSVPIAQPEGDGDRNAVPLYELNSTRINMTFVTEMPFRTSAMRSLGAHINIFAIEASIDELAIRAGIDAVALRLAHLSDPRARAVVERVRDEIGWPQKRSEPGAGIGFAFARYKNIMGYCAIAVKLRVHPQTGEIRIDHVVTAVDVGQIVSPDGLRNQVEGGIVQSASWTLYEKVAYDAGGIRSYDWSGYPILRFTQLPEQVDVHLLDQPGEPFLGAAEIVQGPMAAALGNAVANATGRRWLNLPLTRSNPPA; from the coding sequence ATGAGTGAGTCGAACGGTTTGAACCCGAGTCGGCGTGCCTTTCTGCGTGGTGGTGCGTTGCTGATGGTATTCACCCTGATGCCGTTGGCGCGGCGTGTGTTAGCGGACACCGAAGTCGACACGCTCGGCACCGTAGTCCTCGCGCCCGATCTCCCCGGAAGCCTGCGCACCAACCCGTTTCTCGACGCCTGGATCCGCATCGGCGCCGACGGCATCACCGTCTACACCGGCAAGGTCGAATTGGGCACCGGGGTGAAAACCGCGCTGCTGCAAATCGCCGCCGAGCGTTTGCAGGTGCCGGCAACCTCCATCAACCTGCTCACCGCCGACACCGCGCTGACGCCCAACGAAGGCTACACCGCCGGCAGCCACAGTATTTTCGACAGCGGTACCGCGTTGTATAACGCCGCCGCGCAGGTGCGCGAAATGCTCGTCGATGCCGCCGCGCGCAGTTGGCAGGTTGATGCAGCACTGCTGAGCACCCGCGACGCTGTGATCGTAGGCCCGGCCGGTCAGCGGATGAGTTACGCCGTCGCGGTCAAGCATGTCGATGTGCATCAATACGCCGAGGCTCAGTCACCGGCGATGGCCGCCGCTGACTTCAAATTGATCGGCCATTCGTTGCCGCGCCTCGACATCCCGGCGAAGGTCAGCGGTGGTGCGGCCTTCGTCCAGGACATGCGCCTGCCGGGCATGCTGCATGCGCGGGTGATCCGCCCGCCTCGTCCGGGCTGCACGCTGCAAGCATTCGATGCGGCGTCCATCGAGGCTCAGGCTGGCGTGGTCAAGGTGATCCGCGACGGCAACTATCTGGCGGTGGTCGCTGGTGATGAGTGGCAAGCGATCAAAGCCATGCGCAGCGCCAGCGAAGTCGCGCAGTGGAGCAGCGGCGAGGCGATTCCCGAGGCTAGCGAGATTCATGACCTGCTCAAACGCCTGCCCTCACGGCGCTATCCGATCAGCAACAGCGGCACGCCGAGCGGCGCGGCCGACACGCGTTTTCAGGCGCGGGTCACCAAGCAATATCTGATGCACGGCTCGATCGGCCCGTCTTGCGCAGTGGCCTGGTTCAAGGACGGCGTTCTAACCGTCTGGACCCATACCCAAGGCGTTTACCCACTGCGCGCCGGCATTGCCGAAATGCTCGGTCTGCCAGCTGAGCGGGTGCGCTGTATTCATACCGAAGGCTCAGGGTGCTACGGGCATAACGGCGCCGATGATGCCGCCGCCGATGCGGCGTTGATTGCCCTGCGCGTGCCCGGGACGCCGGTGCGCGTGCAATGGATGCGCGAACAGGAAAATCTTTGGGAGCCATACAGCTCGGCGATGGTCACCGAAGTTGACGCTGGTCTCAGCCACGGCCGTTTGCAGGATTGGTCCTATGAACTATGGACCACGCCGCACAACGAACGCATCGTCAACGCCGGGCGTCTGTTGCCGGCACGCTTGCTCGCGCGGCCCTTCCCCTCGGCGCCATCCGTGCCGATCGCCCAGCCCGAAGGCGATGGTGATCGCAATGCGGTGCCGCTGTACGAGTTGAACTCGACGCGCATCAACATGACCTTCGTCACCGAGATGCCGTTTCGCACCTCGGCCATGCGTTCGCTGGGTGCGCACATCAACATTTTCGCCATCGAGGCGAGTATCGACGAGCTGGCGATTCGGGCCGGCATCGACGCGGTCGCTTTGCGTCTGGCCCATCTCAGCGACCCGCGTGCTCGCGCGGTGGTGGAACGTGTGCGTGATGAGATCGGCTGGCCGCAAAAACGCAGCGAGCCCGGCGCCGGTATCGGTTTCGCCTTTGCCCGCTACAAAAACATCATGGGTTACTGCGCCATCGCCGTGAAACTGCGCGTGCATCCGCAGACCGGCGAGATCCGCATCGACCACGTGGTGACGGCGGTTGACGTTGGCCAGATCGTCAGCCCCGATGGCCTGCGCAATCAAGTCGAGGGCGGCATCGTGCAGTCCGCGAGCTGGACCCTGTACGAAAAAGTCGCCTACGACGCGGGCGGCATTCGCAGCTACGACTGGAGCGGTTATCCGATTCTGCGTTTCACGCAACTGCCGGAACAAGTCGATGTGCATTTGCTCGACCAGCCGGGAGAACCCTTTCTCGGTGCCGCTGAAATCGTCCAGGGGCCGATGGCCGCAGCGCTTGGCAACGCCGTCGCCAACGCCACCGGCCGGCGCTGGCTGAACCTGCCACTCACGCGCTCAAACCCACCCGCCTGA
- a CDS encoding (2Fe-2S)-binding protein, producing the protein MSQITLNVNGAAQPLELEPDMPLLYALRNHLNLNGAKYGCGLGQCGACTVIVDDQPVFACLTPCAGLEGKKIRTVESLGSAEKPGPLQAAFIEKQAAQCGYCIAGMLMRAQALLERNRHPDEATIREHMAGNLCRCGTHLRIIEAIKQVAGHNGSLT; encoded by the coding sequence ATGAGCCAGATCACCCTCAACGTCAACGGAGCCGCGCAACCGCTTGAGCTGGAGCCGGACATGCCGCTGCTGTATGCGCTGCGCAATCACTTGAACCTCAACGGCGCCAAATACGGCTGCGGTCTCGGTCAGTGCGGTGCCTGCACGGTTATCGTCGATGATCAACCGGTGTTCGCCTGCCTGACGCCCTGCGCCGGTCTCGAAGGCAAAAAAATCCGCACCGTGGAAAGCCTCGGCAGCGCGGAAAAACCTGGCCCTCTGCAAGCGGCGTTCATCGAGAAACAGGCCGCGCAATGCGGCTACTGCATTGCCGGCATGCTGATGCGCGCGCAGGCGTTGCTTGAGCGTAATCGCCACCCGGATGAGGCGACCATTCGCGAGCACATGGCCGGCAATCTTTGCCGCTGCGGTACGCACTTGCGGATCATCGAGGCGATCAAACAGGTGGCCGGGCACAACGGGAGCCTGACATGA
- a CDS encoding c-type cytochrome → MNSSFLKSRTLWISVAVAAVLGLIGAVWLMWRPAIAPIERPTMFDTSQLQRGARVVEAGDCAVCHTRPGGEYLAGGLPLVTPFGTLYSTNITPEAETGIGQWSLPAFERAMRQGIARDGHFLYPAFPYVHYRRMSAADIADAYAYLMSGPAVHAPAEQNRMNFPMNIRPLVSFWNLLFLHGEPLTPLAQRSEAWNRGRYLVDGPGHCAGCHSPLNLIGAEKSSEYLQGGSVDGWHAPALVGMGQRGNPWSHAQLVGYLRAEIVDGHGTPAGPMRPVSLSLARLPASEAEAIAEYLLSLENPHPLTQPSPKTPASEAADYSTGALLFSSACAGCHGPAAPMRSIDGRPGLQNSSALQAASSRNFLKTVLEGLPATPGSPGPEMPAFAASLDNAQLAALAAYLRQQASPDQPWADLSSNIEALRQETK, encoded by the coding sequence ATGAACAGCTCATTTCTGAAGTCCAGAACGCTATGGATCAGCGTGGCAGTCGCCGCCGTGCTCGGCCTGATCGGCGCCGTTTGGTTGATGTGGCGCCCGGCGATTGCGCCGATCGAGCGCCCGACGATGTTCGACACCTCGCAGTTGCAACGCGGGGCGCGGGTGGTCGAGGCCGGCGATTGTGCGGTCTGCCATACCCGCCCCGGTGGCGAATATCTGGCCGGCGGACTGCCGCTGGTAACGCCGTTCGGCACGCTGTACAGCACCAACATCACCCCGGAAGCAGAGACCGGTATCGGCCAATGGTCACTGCCAGCCTTCGAGCGGGCGATGCGCCAAGGCATCGCTCGCGATGGTCACTTCCTCTATCCGGCATTCCCCTACGTGCACTACCGGCGCATGAGCGCAGCAGACATCGCCGACGCTTATGCCTACTTGATGAGCGGCCCTGCCGTGCACGCGCCGGCCGAGCAAAACCGGATGAATTTTCCGATGAATATTCGTCCGTTGGTGTCGTTCTGGAACCTGCTGTTTCTACACGGTGAGCCATTGACGCCGCTGGCACAGCGCAGCGAGGCGTGGAATCGCGGGCGTTATCTGGTCGACGGCCCGGGGCACTGCGCCGGCTGCCATTCGCCGCTGAACCTGATCGGCGCGGAAAAATCTTCGGAATATCTACAGGGCGGCAGCGTTGACGGCTGGCACGCGCCGGCGCTGGTCGGCATGGGCCAGCGCGGCAACCCGTGGAGTCACGCGCAACTGGTGGGCTATCTGCGCGCCGAGATCGTCGATGGCCACGGCACACCCGCCGGGCCGATGCGTCCGGTCAGCTTGAGTCTGGCCCGCTTGCCCGCCAGTGAAGCCGAGGCGATTGCCGAGTATTTGCTCAGCCTGGAAAACCCGCACCCACTGACGCAACCGTCGCCAAAGACACCTGCCAGTGAAGCGGCAGACTACTCGACCGGCGCCCTGCTCTTCAGCAGCGCCTGCGCCGGCTGCCATGGTCCGGCGGCGCCGATGCGCAGCATCGATGGTCGCCCGGGCCTGCAAAACAGCTCGGCGCTGCAAGCGGCCAGTTCGCGCAACTTCCTCAAGACCGTACTTGAAGGCTTGCCCGCCACGCCAGGATCGCCCGGCCCGGAGATGCCTGCGTTCGCCGCCAGCCTGGACAACGCGCAACTCGCCGCACTGGCCGCGTATTTACGCCAGCAAGCCAGCCCCGATCAGCCGTGGGCAGACCTCTCTTCCAATATTGAAGCGTTACGTCAGGAGACGAAATGA
- a CDS encoding MFS transporter, with amino-acid sequence MLTGNPAVAASAEQPTSLSGLMVAFLAFCCGAVVANLYYAQPIVELIAPQIGLSSANASLIVSLTQFGYALGLLLLVPLADLMENRRLVVGFTLAASVTLLCAGLTHSPSMFLVLSLLIGLTSVAVQILVPLAAHLAPEASRGRVVGNIMSGLLLGILLSRPLSSLLVEVFGWRGVFYSAAALMAVIALITAVALPRRLPTHKATYAALIGSVFALARRYPLLRQRSLYQGLLFASFSLFWTLAPIELMRHHGFTQAHVAIFALVGAVGAIAAPIAGRLADAGHGRRGTLVALLLAPVSLLIAALPGSGYVWLVVCAVLLDFAVQLNMVLGQREVYALDPHSRARLNAVYMTSIFVGGALGSLVASPLYEHFGWNLSAVAVALLPALALGLFLSRKGDV; translated from the coding sequence ATGCTCACGGGCAATCCAGCCGTTGCGGCCAGCGCCGAACAGCCAACTTCACTCTCCGGCCTGATGGTCGCGTTCCTGGCATTCTGCTGTGGCGCGGTCGTGGCCAATCTTTATTACGCGCAGCCAATTGTCGAACTGATTGCACCGCAGATCGGTCTGTCCAGCGCCAATGCCAGCCTGATCGTTTCGCTCACGCAGTTTGGTTACGCGCTGGGCCTGTTGCTGCTGGTGCCACTGGCCGATCTGATGGAAAACCGCCGGCTGGTGGTCGGTTTCACCCTGGCAGCGAGCGTCACGCTGTTGTGCGCCGGGCTGACCCATTCACCGTCGATGTTCCTGGTGTTGTCTTTGCTCATCGGCCTGACCTCGGTGGCCGTGCAAATCCTGGTGCCGCTGGCGGCGCACCTGGCGCCCGAGGCCAGTCGTGGCCGCGTCGTCGGCAATATCATGAGCGGTCTGCTGTTGGGGATTCTGTTGTCGCGGCCACTGTCGAGCCTGTTGGTTGAAGTGTTCGGCTGGCGTGGGGTGTTTTACAGCGCGGCGGCCCTGATGGCGGTCATCGCGCTGATTACCGCTGTGGCACTGCCGCGTCGGCTGCCGACGCATAAAGCCACCTATGCTGCGCTGATCGGCTCGGTGTTTGCCTTGGCCCGGCGCTATCCGCTGCTGCGTCAGCGCTCGCTGTATCAAGGGCTGCTGTTTGCCAGCTTCAGCCTGTTCTGGACCCTCGCGCCGATTGAACTGATGCGTCACCACGGCTTCACTCAGGCACACGTGGCGATCTTCGCGCTGGTCGGTGCGGTGGGTGCCATTGCGGCGCCGATCGCCGGACGCCTGGCCGATGCCGGGCATGGTCGGCGCGGCACGCTGGTCGCCTTGTTGCTGGCGCCGGTTTCGCTGTTGATCGCCGCGCTCCCGGGCAGCGGCTATGTCTGGCTGGTGGTGTGCGCGGTGCTGCTGGATTTCGCGGTGCAATTGAACATGGTGCTCGGCCAGCGTGAGGTGTACGCCCTCGATCCCCACAGCCGTGCGCGCCTGAACGCCGTGTACATGACCAGTATTTTCGTCGGCGGCGCGCTGGGGTCGCTGGTTGCGAGCCCGTTGTACGAGCATTTCGGCTGGAACCTGTCCGCCGTCGCGGTGGCGCTGCTGCCAGCGCTGGCGCTCGGGTTGTTCCTGAGCCGCAAGGGCGATGTCTGA
- a CDS encoding LysR family transcriptional regulator translates to MDKLLALKMFVETVRCGGYSSAARKLGISTSSVTRQVAGLEHELGASLLNRTTRNTSVTVAGQTYFEKAVAILDAIDEADAVVADRGAEAQGRLRISVPVEFGRRLIAPHLSRLLERHPGLEISLSLSDQVSDLLSEQIDVSVRLGSSVVSEDIVSKRVGQFERWVVASPAYLARSAALCHPRDLLEHQCLRFDYGGTHQHWTFQNEDAPIQLNVHGRLQSNNADILREAAIGGGGVTLLADWLVRDDVAAGRLTRLLEQYEVNPGSASTCINALYLPNHRGSSRINVFIDFLVEILSPAAATTPAA, encoded by the coding sequence ATGGACAAGTTGCTGGCACTGAAGATGTTTGTGGAAACCGTGCGCTGCGGGGGCTATTCCTCGGCAGCGCGCAAACTCGGGATATCCACGTCGTCAGTGACACGGCAAGTGGCCGGGCTGGAACACGAGCTGGGCGCGAGCCTGCTCAATCGCACCACGCGCAACACCAGCGTGACCGTTGCCGGCCAGACCTATTTCGAAAAAGCCGTGGCGATTCTCGACGCGATCGACGAAGCCGATGCTGTCGTCGCCGATCGTGGCGCCGAAGCGCAGGGCCGTCTGCGCATCAGCGTGCCGGTGGAGTTCGGGCGGCGCCTGATCGCGCCGCATTTGAGCCGCTTGCTCGAGCGGCATCCGGGCCTGGAAATCAGTCTGTCGCTGAGCGATCAGGTCAGCGACCTGCTCAGCGAGCAGATCGATGTTTCGGTGCGACTCGGATCGTCGGTGGTCAGTGAAGACATCGTCAGCAAACGCGTGGGGCAGTTCGAACGCTGGGTGGTAGCCAGTCCGGCGTATCTGGCGCGTAGCGCGGCGCTCTGTCATCCACGGGATTTGCTGGAGCATCAATGCCTGCGTTTCGATTACGGCGGCACCCACCAGCACTGGACCTTTCAGAATGAAGACGCGCCCATTCAGCTCAACGTCCATGGGCGCCTGCAAAGCAACAACGCCGACATCCTGCGCGAAGCCGCCATCGGTGGAGGCGGGGTTACGCTGCTGGCCGACTGGCTGGTGCGCGACGACGTCGCAGCCGGCCGGCTGACCCGATTGCTTGAGCAGTACGAGGTCAATCCCGGCAGCGCCAGTACGTGCATCAACGCGTTGTATTTACCCAATCACCGTGGGTCCAGCCGGATCAACGTGTTCATCGATTTTCTGGTGGAGATTCTCAGCCCGGCGGCCGCAACCACGCCCGCCGCGTGA
- a CDS encoding ABC transporter permease subunit produces MNQVKQLFTRYKMLALVFAVVLIWLFFSWQTEGGFLTPRNLSNLLRQMSITGILACGMVLVIISGEIDLSVGSLLGLLGGLAAILDVVYHIPLLANLSLVALCGLMIGLANGYMTAYLRIPSFIVGLGGMLAFRGILLGITGGTTIAPVSPELVYIGQGYLPHAIGTGLGVLLFALTVFLTWKQRRNRALHGLAAHSLLRDVIRVLVIGAVLTGFVQTLNSYDGIPVPVLLLLILLGVFSYVTSQTVFGRRVYAVGSNMEATRLSGINVQAVKLWIFGIMGVMCALAGVVNTARLAAGSPSAGSMGELDAIAACFIGGTSMRGGSGTVYGALLGALVITSLDNGMSMLDVDSYWQMIVKGSILVLAVWVDVSTRTGRR; encoded by the coding sequence ATGAATCAGGTCAAACAACTGTTCACTCGCTACAAAATGCTCGCGCTGGTGTTTGCCGTGGTGCTGATCTGGCTGTTCTTCAGCTGGCAGACCGAGGGCGGATTCCTCACTCCGCGCAACCTTTCCAATCTGCTAAGGCAGATGTCGATTACCGGCATTCTCGCCTGCGGCATGGTGCTGGTGATCATCAGCGGCGAGATCGATTTATCGGTCGGCTCATTGCTCGGCCTGCTCGGCGGACTCGCGGCGATTCTCGATGTGGTCTATCACATTCCGCTGCTGGCGAACCTGAGTCTGGTCGCCCTGTGTGGCCTGATGATTGGTCTCGCCAACGGTTACATGACGGCTTATCTGCGCATCCCCTCGTTCATCGTCGGTCTGGGCGGCATGCTGGCGTTTCGCGGGATTCTGCTTGGGATTACCGGTGGCACGACCATCGCACCGGTATCGCCAGAACTCGTCTACATCGGCCAGGGTTACCTGCCCCATGCGATCGGCACCGGCCTTGGCGTTCTGCTGTTTGCGCTGACGGTATTCCTGACCTGGAAACAACGGCGCAATCGCGCTCTTCACGGTCTCGCGGCGCATTCATTGCTGCGCGATGTCATCCGCGTGTTGGTGATCGGCGCTGTGCTGACCGGTTTCGTGCAGACGCTCAACAGCTATGACGGCATTCCCGTGCCGGTCTTGTTGCTGCTGATTCTGCTGGGCGTGTTCAGCTACGTGACCAGTCAGACCGTGTTCGGTCGCCGCGTCTATGCCGTGGGCAGCAACATGGAAGCGACGCGCCTGTCCGGGATCAATGTGCAGGCCGTGAAGCTGTGGATTTTCGGGATCATGGGCGTGATGTGCGCCCTCGCCGGCGTGGTCAACACCGCACGCCTGGCCGCCGGTTCGCCCTCGGCCGGCAGCATGGGCGAACTCGACGCCATCGCCGCGTGCTTTATCGGCGGTACTTCCATGCGCGGTGGCTCCGGCACGGTGTACGGCGCCCTCCTCGGCGCGCTGGTCATCACCAGCCTGGACAACGGTATGTCGATGCTCGACGTCGACAGTTACTGGCAGATGATCGTTAAGGGCAGCATTCTGGTGTTGGCGGTTTGGGTGGATGTGAGTACTCGGACCGGGCGCCGTTGA
- the xylG gene encoding D-xylose ABC transporter ATP-binding protein, producing MSDYLLQMNGIIKTFGGVKALNGIDIKVRPAECVGLCGENGAGKSTLMKILSAVYPHGTWDGEILWDGQPLRAQSISETEAAGIVIIHQELTLVPDLSVAENIFMGHELTLPGGRMNYPAMIHRAEALMRELKVPDMNVSLPVSQYGGGYQQLVEIAKALNKKARLLILDEPSSALSRSEIEVLLDIIRDLKAKGVACVYISHKLDEVAAVCDTISVIRDGKHIATTAMADMDIAQIITQMVGREMSNLYPAEPHDIGEVIFEARHITCYDVDNPKRKRVDDISFVLKRGEILGIAGLVGAGRTELVTALFGAYPGRHEGEVWLDGHPIDTRTPLKSIRAGLCLVPEDRKRQGIIPDLGVGQNITLAVLDNYSKLTRIDAEAELGCIDREISRLHLKTASPFLPITSLSGGNQQKAVLAKMLLAKPRVLILDEPTRGVDVGAKYEIYKLMGALAAAGVSIIMVSSELAEVLGVSDRVLVIGEGQLRGDFINHELTQEQVLAAALSQSGSHNNNDRKSA from the coding sequence ATGTCCGACTATCTGCTGCAAATGAACGGCATCATCAAAACCTTCGGCGGTGTCAAAGCGCTCAACGGCATCGACATCAAGGTCAGGCCCGCCGAGTGCGTTGGCCTGTGCGGCGAGAATGGTGCCGGCAAGTCGACGCTGATGAAGATCCTCTCGGCGGTCTACCCCCACGGCACCTGGGACGGGGAAATACTCTGGGACGGGCAACCGCTCAGGGCGCAATCGATCAGCGAAACGGAAGCCGCCGGTATCGTCATCATTCACCAGGAATTGACGCTGGTACCCGATCTGTCGGTGGCCGAAAACATCTTCATGGGCCACGAACTCACGCTGCCCGGCGGACGCATGAATTACCCGGCGATGATCCACCGCGCCGAAGCCCTGATGCGCGAACTCAAAGTCCCCGACATGAACGTATCGCTGCCGGTTTCGCAGTACGGCGGCGGCTATCAGCAACTGGTGGAAATCGCCAAGGCCCTGAACAAGAAGGCACGCCTGCTGATCCTCGACGAGCCTTCCTCGGCCTTGAGCCGTTCGGAAATCGAGGTGTTGCTGGACATCATCCGCGACCTCAAAGCCAAAGGCGTTGCCTGCGTCTACATCTCGCACAAGCTAGATGAAGTGGCCGCCGTGTGCGACACCATTTCGGTGATCCGCGACGGCAAACACATCGCCACCACCGCCATGGCCGACATGGACATTGCGCAGATCATCACGCAGATGGTCGGCCGGGAAATGAGCAACCTCTACCCCGCCGAGCCGCACGACATCGGCGAAGTGATTTTCGAGGCCCGCCACATCACCTGCTACGACGTCGACAACCCCAAGCGCAAACGGGTCGACGATATTTCATTCGTCCTCAAGCGCGGCGAAATCCTCGGCATCGCCGGGCTGGTTGGTGCCGGCCGTACCGAACTAGTGACCGCGCTGTTTGGCGCTTACCCCGGTCGTCACGAGGGCGAAGTCTGGCTGGACGGTCATCCCATCGACACCCGCACGCCGCTCAAATCAATCCGCGCTGGTCTGTGCCTGGTGCCGGAGGACCGCAAGCGCCAAGGCATCATTCCGGATCTGGGCGTCGGCCAGAACATCACCCTCGCTGTGCTGGACAACTACTCGAAGCTGACCCGCATCGACGCCGAAGCCGAACTGGGCTGCATCGATCGGGAAATATCGCGCCTGCACCTCAAGACCGCCAGCCCTTTTCTGCCGATCACCAGCCTCTCGGGTGGCAATCAGCAAAAAGCCGTGCTGGCGAAGATGCTGCTGGCCAAACCCCGGGTACTGATTCTCGATGAGCCGACCCGAGGTGTGGACGTCGGCGCCAAATACGAAATCTACAAGTTGATGGGTGCGCTGGCCGCAGCAGGTGTGTCGATCATCATGGTCTCGTCGGAGCTGGCCGAAGTGCTCGGCGTGTCCGACCGCGTGCTGGTGATTGGCGAAGGCCAGTTGCGTGGCGACTTCATCAACCATGAACTCACCCAGGAACAGGTGCTCGCCGCCGCCCTCAGCCAGTCTGGCAGCCATAACAATAATGATCGGAAATCCGCGTAA
- the xylF gene encoding D-xylose ABC transporter substrate-binding protein: MKNVKRTLLATALALLSLPVMADAAHPKIGFSIDDLRLERWSRDRDYFVAAAEKMDAKVFVQSADANEQKQISQIENLISRGVDVIVIVPFNATVLTNAVAEAKKAGIKVVSYDRLILNADVDAYISFDNEKVGEMQASGVLNAAPKGNYFLLGGAPTDNNAKILREGQMKVLQPAIDKGDIKIVGQQWVKEWNPTEALSIVENALTRNDNKIDGIVASNDATAGGAIQALAAQQLAGKVPISGQDADLAAVKRVIAGTQTMTVYKPLKLIASEAAKLSVQLARNEKPAFSSQYDNGSKKVDTILLTPTPLTKDNIDLLEQDGFYTKAQIAGK, translated from the coding sequence ATGAAGAACGTAAAACGCACGCTATTGGCCACTGCCCTGGCGCTGCTGTCACTGCCGGTGATGGCTGACGCTGCCCACCCGAAAATCGGTTTTTCCATTGATGATCTGCGCCTGGAACGCTGGTCGCGTGACCGTGACTACTTCGTCGCGGCAGCAGAAAAAATGGACGCCAAGGTCTTCGTGCAGTCGGCCGATGCCAACGAGCAGAAGCAGATTTCCCAGATCGAAAACCTTATTTCCCGGGGCGTCGATGTCATCGTCATCGTGCCGTTCAACGCCACGGTGCTGACCAACGCGGTGGCCGAAGCGAAGAAAGCCGGGATCAAAGTCGTCTCCTACGATCGACTGATTCTTAACGCCGATGTCGACGCGTACATTTCCTTCGATAACGAAAAGGTCGGTGAGATGCAGGCCAGCGGCGTGCTGAATGCCGCGCCCAAGGGTAATTACTTTTTGCTCGGTGGTGCGCCCACCGACAACAACGCGAAGATCCTGCGTGAAGGCCAGATGAAAGTGCTGCAACCGGCCATCGACAAGGGCGATATCAAGATCGTCGGTCAGCAGTGGGTGAAGGAATGGAACCCGACCGAAGCGCTGAGCATTGTTGAAAACGCCCTGACCCGCAACGACAACAAAATCGACGGCATCGTTGCCTCCAACGACGCTACGGCCGGTGGCGCGATCCAGGCATTGGCGGCGCAGCAACTGGCCGGCAAGGTGCCGATTTCCGGGCAGGATGCTGACCTTGCCGCAGTCAAGCGTGTGATCGCCGGCACGCAAACCATGACCGTGTACAAGCCGCTGAAACTCATCGCCAGCGAAGCAGCCAAGCTCTCGGTGCAACTGGCGCGCAACGAAAAACCCGCTTTCAGCTCGCAATACGACAACGGCAGCAAAAAAGTCGACACCATCCTGCTCACGCCAACCCCGCTGACCAAGGACAACATCGACCTGCTCGAACAGGACGGCTTCTACACCAAGGCGCAAATTGCCGGGAAGTGA